From the Gammaproteobacteria bacterium genome, the window CGACGAGCTTCATGCATTGTCTCCCTGGTTGTATTGCCTGACCCCGTTAAACGAGGTCAGCCGAGCCTGGAAAGTCTGTATTCTGTGGGTTTGGTGGGTGAGGTTGCGTGTTGGACCTATCGCAACTCCACACGTGTACCCACGATAACGTTGCCACCTTACTGTGACGAATCGCGCTGCGTCAAGATGGTCCAGTCGCGGGGGTGGCCCGTCCTTCAGGTGTGACGCCGGGGCTGCACGATTAGACCGTAGTTTTCAGGCTCTCGATGTAGTGCAAAATTAAAGATGTTGTTCTGGATAATCTGGCACAGGTCGAGATCACAATCCCAGGTTATGAGTTCGTCGGCCAGTGTTTCACAGCGGACAACAATTTCCCCGGAGGGCGCGACGATACAGCTGCCACCGATCATGTCGCAGTTCTCTTCGCAGCCTGCCTTGGCCGCGGCCGCGACCCAGGTGCCGTTCTGGTAAGCCCCGGCCTGAAGTGAGAGGTGATTGTGAAAGTCCTGCAGATGATCGAGTTCGGGTGCGCGAGGATAGTGGACCGGTGTGTTGTAACCCAGCAGGACTATTTCGACACCCTGCAAACCCAGCATTCTGTACGTCTCTGGCCAGCGGCGATCGTTGCAGATACACATCCCCAGTGTCGCGTTCAGCGTGTTGAACACCGGAAACCCCAGATCACCGGTTTCGAAATAGCGTTTTTCCAGATGTTGGAAGGGAAAATCGGGTTCATGCTCACGGTGACCCGGGAGATGGATCTTGCGATACTTCCCCACGATCTCGCCAGCTTGGTCGACGAGTATCGAGGTGTTAAACCGCCTGGTCGTATCGTTGTGGCTAATTAGTTCGGCATAACCGAGATAAAAAGCAATTCCGGCGCGCGCGGCAGCGTCGAACAATGGTTCGGTGTCTGCGTTGGGCATGTCTGTTTCAAAAAACGCATCGATATCGGCCTGATCGTCGAAATACCAGCGTGGAAAGAATGTTGTCAGTGCCAGTTCTGGGAATACAATCAATTTCGATCCGGCATCATCCGCCTTGCGCAACAGGGTAATCATGCGCTCAACGGCTGATGCGCGGGGTTCGTCACGGGCGATCGGGCCCAGTTGAGCAACAGCGAGAGGTAACGAGCGAGTCATGGATTTAGCCTGATAGTTCCAATAAAACTTTCATCAGAACATCCATACCGGCAGCAATATCCTGTTCAGAAGAAAATTCATTTATGTTGTGACTGATACCGTGTTTTGATGGAATAAAGATCATACCGGTCGGACAGTTTGGCGCGAACATCTGAGCATCATGTCCAGCGCCAGACGGAAGTCTACAGTAGGTGTAGTCTGAGGCAGCGGCTGCTTTTTCTACCATGTCTATGATCATGGTATCAAATTCGACAGGGCTAAATCGAGCCAGGGACCGTTTTTCCAGTGTTACTCCTTCAGCAGCAACTGTATCCGTGGCAAAGTCGATCAATCTGGTTTCTGCCAGGGTCAGTTTAGTATCAGATGAATTGCGCAGATCGACTATAACCCGGGCACGGTTGGCGATGACGTTGATCAGATTTGGAGTTAGCTCTGATACGCCGACAGTAGCAACCTGGTTAGCACCAAGATCCGTAGCGATAGCCCGGGCTTCAACGGCGATGGCTGCGGCGACATACCCTGCGTCATGACGCAGGTGCATCGGCGTTGTACCTGCATGATTAGAGACGCCCCGTAGTTCGAATTCCGTCCAGGATATTCCTTGTACACCCGTTACGGCACCAATCGTGGTGTTCGTATTCTCCAATACGGGGCCCTGTTCAATGTGAAGCTCAAGAAAGGCTCGGGGGATCATGTTGTTGACGGGGATGTCACCCGCGTAACCGATACGGGAGAGTTCCGCGCCGACAGTCTGGCCATCGGTGCCGACAGTCTCCAGCGCGGTTTCCAGGGACAATGAACCTTGGTGTACAGCGCTGCCCATCATATCCGGTGTAAACCGCACACCTTCCTCGTTTGTGAAAAATCCCACAGCGATAGGGTATTGTGTCTTTAGGTCAGCATCATTCAGTGTTTGGATCGCCTCTAGCCCAGCCAGAACACCGAGCGCACCGTCATAAAGACCCCCGGTTGCAACAGAGTCAATATGAGACCCGATGATAACGGGTGGACTGTCCAAGATGCCGGTGCGTGTTCCAATAACGTTCCCGATACCGTCAATTTGGATTACCAGGCCAAGATCATGCATCCAGCGTACTACGAGATCGCGGCCGTCGCGGTCCTCATCGCTCAGAGAAAGACGACAGACACCACCGCCGGTTATAGCACCGATCCGGCCGAGTTCCTTGATTCTGTTTTGCAGCCGCCCGACATCAGCAGAAAGGTCTGTTGATCGAAATGTAAGGTTGTTCATTTACAGACAGTCTAGGTGTGTGAATGAGCCCAATCGGATAAACGTAACTGTCGGTTGTATCTCATTGGCTCAGAGGTCCGATGTCTGCGCCGAAATTTCTATCGACATCCATCTCCTTGACCAGTCGACCAAGCGGACGTGCGGCATCGGACAGATACCGAGGCAGAAACTTGCCGCTACCGCGTTCGACCTTCAACTCACCGTTTTCTACGGCTACCCGTCCACGGCTTAATACAGTCACCGGCCAGCCTGTGAGTTTTCGACCTTCGTACGGGGTGTAGCCGACATTGTCATGGAGCAGATCCCAGGCGACGGTGATTTCTTTTTCAGGATCCCAGATTGCAATATCTGCATCTGATCCAATCGCGATAGTGCCCTTGCGCGGTAATAGTCCATAAATCCGTGCTGCATTGGTCGCGGTCAGTGCGACAAACTGGTGGATACTAATACGGCCTTTGCCGACACCCTCAGAAAAAAGCAACGGAAGTCGAAGTTCTATACCCGGTACACCGTTTGCGATCTGCGGAAAAGTCGGGTTAGGGCCGGCAGCCAGCTTGCCGGTTTCATCAAAACGATACGGAGCGTGATCAGAGGAAAATACCTGAAAGGTACCGTTTGCGAGTCCTCGCCAGATGACATCGTGGTGGGCTGCATCACGTGGTGGTGGACTGCAGCAGAATTTTGCACCTTCGGCGCCATCGCGATCGAGATCTGAAGCGGTCAGAAACAGGTACTGAGGGCAGGTCTCACCGTAGACTTTCAGGCCAGCGGTCTGTGCGCGGCGGATCTCGGCCATTGCTTCGCTGGCCGACACGTGAACAATCAGGATCGGAACGTCGATCAGTTCGGAAAGACGAATCGCGCGGTGCGTCGCCTCGTCTTCGGCAAGCTCTACATGACTGATGGCGTGATATTTTGGTGCAACGTAACCGCCCTGAAGCAGTCGTTCCTTGAGCCAGCGGATCATGTCGTGGTTTTCGGCATGGATCATCACCATTGCGCCATGTTGTCTGGCAGTTGCCAGCACATCGAGCATCTGATGGTCGTCCAGCTTCAATGAGTCATAGGTCATGTAAACCTTGAACGACGTCATGCCTTCACGAATCAGGGCAGGCAGGTCTTCGCGCATCGCCTGCTCAGTGGGATCAGATACGATCAAATGAAAGCCATAATCAATGACGGCCTTCGTCGACGCACATTCATGGT encodes:
- a CDS encoding N-carbamoyl-D-amino-acid hydrolase, with amino-acid sequence MTRSLPLAVAQLGPIARDEPRASAVERMITLLRKADDAGSKLIVFPELALTTFFPRWYFDDQADIDAFFETDMPNADTEPLFDAAARAGIAFYLGYAELISHNDTTRRFNTSILVDQAGEIVGKYRKIHLPGHREHEPDFPFQHLEKRYFETGDLGFPVFNTLNATLGMCICNDRRWPETYRMLGLQGVEIVLLGYNTPVHYPRAPELDHLQDFHNHLSLQAGAYQNGTWVAAAAKAGCEENCDMIGGSCIVAPSGEIVVRCETLADELITWDCDLDLCQIIQNNIFNFALHREPENYGLIVQPRRHT
- a CDS encoding allantoate amidohydrolase, with product MNNLTFRSTDLSADVGRLQNRIKELGRIGAITGGGVCRLSLSDEDRDGRDLVVRWMHDLGLVIQIDGIGNVIGTRTGILDSPPVIIGSHIDSVATGGLYDGALGVLAGLEAIQTLNDADLKTQYPIAVGFFTNEEGVRFTPDMMGSAVHQGSLSLETALETVGTDGQTVGAELSRIGYAGDIPVNNMIPRAFLELHIEQGPVLENTNTTIGAVTGVQGISWTEFELRGVSNHAGTTPMHLRHDAGYVAAAIAVEARAIATDLGANQVATVGVSELTPNLINVIANRARVIVDLRNSSDTKLTLAETRLIDFATDTVAAEGVTLEKRSLARFSPVEFDTMIIDMVEKAAAASDYTYCRLPSGAGHDAQMFAPNCPTGMIFIPSKHGISHNINEFSSEQDIAAGMDVLMKVLLELSG
- the hydA gene encoding dihydropyrimidinase is translated as MDLFETVIRGGTVVTAVDSTLCDVGICDGRITALGLDLPRAQHEIDASGMLVLPGGVEGHCHIEQASSVGNVMSADDFYTGTRSAVFGGTTTTLSFAAQMKGQSLRKAVDDYHECASTKAVIDYGFHLIVSDPTEQAMREDLPALIREGMTSFKVYMTYDSLKLDDHQMLDVLATARQHGAMVMIHAENHDMIRWLKERLLQGGYVAPKYHAISHVELAEDEATHRAIRLSELIDVPILIVHVSASEAMAEIRRAQTAGLKVYGETCPQYLFLTASDLDRDGAEGAKFCCSPPPRDAAHHDVIWRGLANGTFQVFSSDHAPYRFDETGKLAAGPNPTFPQIANGVPGIELRLPLLFSEGVGKGRISIHQFVALTATNAARIYGLLPRKGTIAIGSDADIAIWDPEKEITVAWDLLHDNVGYTPYEGRKLTGWPVTVLSRGRVAVENGELKVERGSGKFLPRYLSDAARPLGRLVKEMDVDRNFGADIGPLSQ